From the Lathyrus oleraceus cultivar Zhongwan6 chromosome 4, CAAS_Psat_ZW6_1.0, whole genome shotgun sequence genome, one window contains:
- the LOC127073830 gene encoding protein QUIRKY, whose product MNTMTTPFQQGPPQTVRRLVVEVVDARNLLPKDGQGSSSPYVVGDFDGQRKRTTTRFKELNPVWNESLEFIVSDPENMEFEELEVEVYNDKKFGNGSGRKNHFLGRVKLYGTQFSGRGEEALVYYTLEKKSVFSWIRGEIGLKIYYYDELLQQEEQQQQQQQEQPPPQEEERPAGMEQERNRPQMMVEEGRVFQVNGPMEHCVPLPDGPPSPRVVVVEESPSPVVRVQQDPPLPEMYGPPEPEMQYHQPEVRKMQAIRNDRVKIMKRPNGDYAPKDISGKKPNGESERIHPYDLVEPMQYLFVRIVKVRGLNPSTESPFVKVRTSSHYLRSKPASYRPNEPNDSPEWNQVFALGYSKTDATGATLEISVWDSPTEQFLGGVCFDLSDVPIRDSPDSPLAPQWYRLEGGAAEQNSGSVSGDVQLSVWIGTQSDDAFPEAWSSDAPYVAHTRSKVYQSPKLWYLRVTVMEAQDLNLTPNLPPLTTPEIRVKVQLGFQSQRTRRGSMNHHSMSFHWHEDLLFVAGEPLEDSMVLLVEDRTTKEAALLGHVVIPLTSIEQRIDDRHVPAKWFPLEGGSYCGRVHLRLCLEGGYHVLDEAAHVCSDFRPTAKSLWKPAVGILELGILGARGLLPMKSKGPGKGSTDAYCVAKYGKKWVRTRTVTDSFDPRWNEQYTWQVYDPCTVLTVGVFDNWRMFADVSEEKPDCRIGKVRIRVSTLESNKIYTSSYPLLVLTRTGLKKMGEIELAVRFASPSFLPDMCAVYGQPLLPKMHYIRPLGVAQQEALRGAATKMVAQWLARSEPPMGHEVVRYMLDADSHAWSMRKSKANWFRIVAVLAWAVGLAKWLDDIRRWKNPVTTVLLHILYLVLVWYPDLIVPTGFLYVVLIGIWYFRFRPKIPAGMDTRLSQAESVDPDELDEEFDTMPSSKPPDMVRVRYDRLRMLAARVQTVLGDFATQGERVQALVSWRDPRATKLFIGVCFVIAVILYSVPPKMVAVALGFYYLRHPMFRNPMPPASLNFFRRLPSLSDRLM is encoded by the coding sequence ATGAACACGATGACGACGCCGTTTCAACAGGGGCCGCCGCAAACGGTGAGGAGATTGGTGGTGGAGGTTGTGGACGCGCGCAACCTACTACCCAAAGATGGTCAAGGAAGTTCAAGCCCATATGTTGTGGGTGACTTCGATGGTCAGAGAAAACGAACCACAACGCGGTTCAAGGAGCTGAACCCAGTTTGGAATGAGTCGCTTGAGTTTATCGTTTCAGACCCGGAGAATATGGAGTTTGAGGAGCTTGAAGTTGAGGTTTACAATGATAAAAAGTTTGGTAATGGTAGTGGACGCAAGAATCACTTTCTCGGTAGGGTTAAGCTCTATGGAACGCAATTCTCAGGTAGAGGAGAAGAGGCTCTGGTTTACTATACCTTAGAGAAGAAGAGTGTTTTCAGTTGGATAAGAGGTGAAATCGGTCTCAAGATTTATTACTATGATGAGTTGTTGCAGCAAGAAgagcaacaacaacaacagcaacaggAGCAGCCACCGCCGCAAGAGGAGGAGCGGCCAGCCGGGATGGAGCAAGAGAGAAACAGACCTCAGATGATGGTTGAGGAGGGAAGGGTTTTTCAGGTTAATGGACCGATGGAGCATTGTGTTCCACTTCCAGATGGTCCTCCTTCGCCCCGCGTTGTGGTTGTTGAGGAATCACCATCTCCGGTGGTTCGTGTTCAACAGGATCCACCGTTGCCGGAGATGTACGGTCCTCCGGAACCGGAAATGCAGTACCACCAGCCGGAAGTGAGGAAAATgcaagcaattagaaatgataGAGTGAAGATTATGAAGAGACCAAACGGTGACTATGCGCCGAAAGATATCTCCGGCAAGAAACCAAATGGTGAGTCTGAGAGGATTCATCCCTACGATCTAGTGGAGCCAATGCAGTATCTGTTTGTCAGAATCGTGAAGGTTCGTGGTCTTAATCCTTCAACTGAAAGCCCATTCGTGAAGGTTCGAACATCCAGTCACTACTTGAGATCAAAGCCGGCAAGTTATCGTCCAAACGAGCCAAACGACTCACCGGAGTGGAATCAAGTTTTTGCCCTAGGTTACAGCAAGACCGACGCAACTGGTGCAACATTAGAGATTTCCGTTTGGGATTCACCTACAGAGCAATTTCTCGGTGGCGTTTGCTTTGATCTTTCTGATGTACCTATCCGAGACTCTCCAGATAGTCCTCTTGCTCCACAATGGTACCGTCTCGAAGGAGGTGCTGCCGAACAAAACTCCGGCAGTGTCTCCGGCGATGTTCAGCTATCTGTTTGGATCGGGACTCAATCTGACGATGCCTTTCCAGAAGCATGGAGCTCTGATGCACCGTATGTGGCACACACTCGTTCCAAGGTTTACCAATCACCTAAGCTTTGGTACCTTCGCGTTACAGTAATGGAAGCACAAGACCTAAATCTGACTCCAAATCTACCTCCATTAACAACACCAGAAATAAGAGTTAAGGTccaattagggtttcaatcaCAGAGAACGAGACGAGGCTCAATGAACCATCACAGCATGTCGTTTCACTGGCACGAAGACCTTCTATTCGTAGCCGGAGAGCCTCTAGAAGATTCCATGGTCCTTCTGGTGGAAGATCGAACCACCAAGGAAGCGGCACTCCTTGGCCACGTGGTGATTCCTCTTACTTCTATTGAACAGCGAATAGACGACCGCCACGTGCCTGCCAAGTGGTTCCCACTGGAAGGTGGATCCTACTGCGGGCGAGTCCACCTACGCCTCTGCCTGGAAGGTGGATATCACGTGCTTGACGAAGCGGCGCACGTGTGCAGCGATTTCCGGCCCACTGCAAAATCTCTCTGGAAACCTGCCGTTGGAATTCTTGAACTTGGAATCCTAGGCGCTCGTGGTCTCCTCCCTATGAAATCCAAGGGTCCAGGAAAAGGGTCCACGGATGCTTACTGTGTAGCCAAGTATGGGAAAAAGTGGGTCCGAACCCGAACCGTAACAGATAGCTTCGACCCACGCTGGAACGAACAGTATACATGGCAGGTTTATGATCCATGCACCGTTTTAACCGTTGGTGTTTTTGACAACTGGCGAATGTTTGCTGACGTGTCCGAAGAAAAACCCGATTGCCGTATAGGCAAAGTTCGTATACGGGTTTCTACTCTAGAAAGCAACAAAATCTACACAAGTTCATATCCATTACTGGTTTTAACTCGAACCGGTTTAAAGAAAATGGGTGAAATCGAATTAGCGGTTCGTTTCGCAAGCCCCTCGTTTCTACCCGACATGTGTGCAGTTTACGGCCAACCATTACTTCCAAAAATGCATTACATCCGCCCACTTGGGGTGGCTCAACAGGAAGCTCTCCGTGGCGCAGCTACCAAGATGGTGGCACAGTGGCTGGCGCGGTCTGAGCCACCAATGGGACACGAGGTTGTTCGTTACATGTTGGATGCTGACTCACACGCTTGGAGCATGAGGAAAAGTAAAGCGAATTGGTTTAGAATTGTGGCAGTCTTAGCTTGGGCCGTTGGATTAGCAAAATGGTTAGATGATATCAGAAGATGGAAAAATCCAGTTACAACGGTTTTGCTTCATATACTCTACTTAGTTCTTGTTTGGTATCCAGATTTAATAGTTCCAACCGGGTTTTTATACGTGGTTTTAATTGGGATATGGTATTTCCGTTTTAGACCTAAAATACCTGCCGGTATGGATACCCGTTTATCACAAGCCGAATCTGTTGATCCGGATGAATTAGACGAAGAATTTGACACCATGCCTAGCTCCAAACCACCTGATATGGTTCGGGTTCGTTATGACAGGTTAAGGATGTTGGCTGCGAGGGTGCAAACGGTTTTAGGTGATTTTGCAACACAAGGGGAAAGGGTTCAAGCATTGGTTAGTTGGAGGGACCCAAGAGCTACCAAATTGTTCATTGGAGTGTGTTTTGTTATTGCTGTCATACTCTATTCTGTGCCTCCAAAAATGGTTGCTGTGGCTTTAGGATTCTATTACCTCCGTCATCCAATGTTTCGGAACCCAATGCCGCCGGCTAGTTTGAACTTTTTCCGGCGACTTCCTAGCTTGTCTGATCGGTTGATGTAG
- the LOC127073831 gene encoding uncharacterized protein LOC127073831 — protein MANAGGTPRLRVTRAGARTALFEEIVPNSGWSEDSTSHYLLVDLPEFKKEDVKLQVDSSGRIVVKGERQASEQKRVRFHLSFPAPSDSEVDKIAGKFDGGILYVTLPKQIVQANKESDNEVAENGSVERAEENDSHITNANDEGRDFNQHVGHAHEGRDFNQHVGHTHDEGRDFNQHVGHTHDEARDFNQHVAHDEGKDFNQHVRYAHEEHKEERNENVHMGDFSGEVIRKWDQETMLRSAMDVLWKNKEIVLTAVIGFSFGMYVSSKFQFSEAL, from the exons ATGGCCAATGCTGGAGGTACCCCAAGGCTTAGAGTAACAAGAGCTGGAGCACGCACTGCACTTTTTGAAGAGATTGTACCTAATTCTGGATGGTCAGAGGACTCTACCAGCCATTATCTTCTGGTGGATCTTCCTG AATTCAAGAAGGAAGATGTGAAGCTTCAGGTTGATAGCAGTGGACGTATTGTTGTTAAGGGAGAAAGGCAAGCAAGTGAGCAGAAACGTGTTCGTTTTCATCTGAGTTTTCCTGCACCATCGGATTCTGAGGTCGATAAGATAGCTGGAAAATTCGACGGAGGAATACTTTACGTGACTCTCCCCAAACAAATTGTGCAAGCGAACAAAGAGAGTGATAATGAGGTAGCGGAAAATGGCAGTGTTGAAAGAGCAGAAGAAAATGATAGCCATATAACCAATGCAAATGATGAGGGGAGAGATTTTAATCAACACGTTGGCCATGCTCATGAAGGGAGAGATTTTAATCAACACGTCGGCCATACTCATGATGAGGGGAGAGATTTTAATCAACACGTCGGCCATACTCATGATGAGGCGAGAGATTTTAATCAACACGTCGCTCATGATGAGGGGAAAGATTTTAATCAACACGTCCGCTATGCTCATGAAGAACACAAAGAAGAAAGAAATGAAAATGTACACATGGGGGATTTTTCTGGAGAAGTGATAAGGAAGTGGGATCAAGAAACCATGTTAAGAAGTGCAATGGATGTTTTATGGAAAAACAAAGAAATTGTGCTAACTGCTGTTATAGGCTTCTCCTTTGGGATGTATGTATCTAGTAAATTCCAATTTTCAGAAGCTCTATAA